The following coding sequences are from one Salvia hispanica cultivar TCC Black 2014 chromosome 3, UniMelb_Shisp_WGS_1.0, whole genome shotgun sequence window:
- the LOC125213716 gene encoding transcription factor BHLH089 isoform X1, with protein MDPPLVNEASFTASANPNSYSLAGLLSFSGSGGLGLRMGNLGGGDEESTVTEQSGSGNGGAKRRRDVGSSFDDDSSKIVSTSSANQDLSDSSAKRVKVSESEDQLKTEAETHSGSSSKPVEEKSKPEPPKDYIHVRARRGQATDSHSLAERARREKISERMKILQDLVPGCNKVIGKALVLDEIINYIQSLQRQVEFLSMKLEAVNSRLSPTIEGFSSKDLAGPAFDANGMIYGPQTPGVYARGSQAEWLHMQVGGGFERST; from the exons ATGGACCCGCCGTTGGTGAATGAGGCGTCCTTTACAGCCTCCGCGAACCCTAATTCGTACAGTTTGGCGGGGCTGCTGTCGTTTTCCGGCAGCGGCGGGCTAGGGCTCAGGATGGGGAATTTGGGAGGAGGAGATGAGGAATCCACGGTGACGGAGCAGAGCGGGAGCGGGAACGGCGGCGCCAAGCGGAGGAGGGATGTTGGGAGCTCGTTTGACGACGATTCTTCCAAAATTGTCTCCACCAGCAGTGCTAATCAAGACTTG AGTGATTCGAGCGCAAAACGAGTGAAGGTATCTGAATCCGAGGATCAATTGAAGACGGAAGCAGAAACACATTCGGGGAGCAGCAGCAAGCCGGTTGAGGAGAAAAGTAAACCCGAGCCGCCTAAAGACTACATCCATGTTAGAGCAAGAAGGGGTCAAGCTACTGATAGCCACAGTTTAGCTGAAAGA GCTCGGAGGGAGAAGATCAGCGAGAGGATGAAAATCCTGCAAGATTTGGTACCGGGATGTAATAAG GTTATTGGAAAAGCTCTTGTTcttgatgaaataattaattacatccAGTCCCTACAACGTCAAGTTGAG TTTCTGTCGATGAAGCTTGAAGCAGTTAACTCAAGGCTAAGTCCCACAATAGAAGGTTTTTCTTCCAAAGAT CTAGCTGGACCTGCATTTGATGCCAACGGGATGATATACGGGCCACAAACACCGGGAGTGTATGCAAGAGGATCGCAAGCAGAGTGGCTTCACATGCAGGTTGGAGGTGGTTTTGAGAGATCAACATGA
- the LOC125213716 gene encoding transcription factor bHLH79 isoform X3: MDPPLVNEASFTASANPNSYSLAGLLSFSGSGGLGLRMGNLGGGDEESTVTEQSGSGNGGAKRRRDVGSSFDDDSSKIVSTSSANQDLSDSSAKRVKVSESEDQLKTEAETHSGSSSKPVEEKSKPEPPKDYIHVRARRGQATDSHSLAERARREKISERMKILQDLVPGCNKVIGKALVLDEIINYIQSLQRQVEFLSMKLEAVNSRLSPTIEASWTCI; encoded by the exons ATGGACCCGCCGTTGGTGAATGAGGCGTCCTTTACAGCCTCCGCGAACCCTAATTCGTACAGTTTGGCGGGGCTGCTGTCGTTTTCCGGCAGCGGCGGGCTAGGGCTCAGGATGGGGAATTTGGGAGGAGGAGATGAGGAATCCACGGTGACGGAGCAGAGCGGGAGCGGGAACGGCGGCGCCAAGCGGAGGAGGGATGTTGGGAGCTCGTTTGACGACGATTCTTCCAAAATTGTCTCCACCAGCAGTGCTAATCAAGACTTG AGTGATTCGAGCGCAAAACGAGTGAAGGTATCTGAATCCGAGGATCAATTGAAGACGGAAGCAGAAACACATTCGGGGAGCAGCAGCAAGCCGGTTGAGGAGAAAAGTAAACCCGAGCCGCCTAAAGACTACATCCATGTTAGAGCAAGAAGGGGTCAAGCTACTGATAGCCACAGTTTAGCTGAAAGA GCTCGGAGGGAGAAGATCAGCGAGAGGATGAAAATCCTGCAAGATTTGGTACCGGGATGTAATAAG GTTATTGGAAAAGCTCTTGTTcttgatgaaataattaattacatccAGTCCCTACAACGTCAAGTTGAG TTTCTGTCGATGAAGCTTGAAGCAGTTAACTCAAGGCTAAGTCCCACAATAGAAG CTAGCTGGACCTGCATTTGA
- the LOC125213718 gene encoding two-component response regulator ARR5-like, translating into MAVEDIGSGCSSSGDQEFHVLAVDDSIIDRKVIERLLKISCCKVTAVDSGSRALQYLGIDGDRSSIGFDELKVNLIITDYSMPGMTGYELLKKIKGSTKLRQIPVVIMSSENILARIDRCLEEGAEDFLMKPVQLSDVERLRDFMLRGGEEEREVGRKRKTPDDSCDCRPLRKRPTLLATACSSTFRALEEPVIVHES; encoded by the exons ATGGCTGTTGAAGATATCGGGAGCGGTTGCTCTTCAAGCGGTGATCAAGAATTCCATGTTCTTGCTGTGGATGACAGTATTATTGATCGGAAGGTCATCGAGCGGTTGCTCAAGATTTCTTGCTGCAaag TGACTGCTGTGGACAGTGGGAGTAGAGCTTTGCAGTATTTGGGGATAGATGGGGATAGAAGCTCTATTGGATTTGAT GAGTTGAAGGTGAATTTGATTATCACGGACTATTCTATGCCTGGAATGACTGGATATGAACTTCTCAAAAAGATTAAG GGCTCCACCAAGCTGAGGCAAATACCGGTAGTTATCATGTCATCTGAGAACATTTTGGCTCGAATTGATAG GTGTTTGGAAGAAGGTGCCGAGGACTTTCTGATGAAGCCGGTGCAGCTCTCGGATGTGGAGAGGCTGAGGGATTTCATGTTGAGAGGAGGGGAGGAGGAGAGGGAGGTCGGGCGCAAGAGGAAGACGCCCGATGATTCTTGCGACTGCCGGCCTCTCAGGAAGCGGCCGACGCTGCTCGCGACCGCCTGCTCCTCGACGTTTCGGGCTCTTGAGGAGCCTGTGATTGTGCATGAAAGCTGA
- the LOC125213715 gene encoding serine/arginine-rich splicing factor 4, with protein sequence MEDEKLAAYYDDLTRRGGGAARFKQGLGFSSNNSSQNDDVPSRGSALPAASSFLSSFVRESSPSKTSGFEKQAQLQSIQNKLSKKPKPRSPSPSPSRHRIRAKHSNRRSTSRSPSRDRIRDRNSERRSPSRTRSRRRSRSRSRERNRERSRRHGSPEERWLDKGKKREVARGGARTDFAKLIGGYDDMTPAERVKAKMKLQLSKTAENDETIGKGSGWERFEFDKDAPLDDDEEEIEAADDDAALVKKMGQSFHFSAVSARKEEEMKALHDDAIFGVSSHPTPPAETDDEAQVANHGDENVETAPAPSLLSNQVLTRQKGSWRDRVCKR encoded by the exons ATGGAGGACGAAAAGCTGGCCGCTTACTACGACGACCTGACTCGTAGAGGTGGCGGCGCCGCCCGATTCAAGCAGGGCCTCGGCTTCTCTTCCAACAATTCATCCCAAAACGACGACGTTCCGTCCAGGGGCTCCGCTCTCCCCGCCGCCTCATCATTCCTCAGTAGCTTCGTCAGAGAATCCAGCCCTTCTAAAACTTCCGGCTTCGAAAAGCAAGCGCAGCTTCAATCAATCCAAAACAAGCTCAGTAAAAAGCCTAAGCCCCGGAGCCCTAGCCCTAGCCCTAGCCGACACAGAATTAGGGCTAAACATTCAAATCGGCGTAGCACGAGCCGGAGCCCTAGCCGAGATAGAATTAGGGATAGGAATTCGGAGCGGCGGAGCCCTAGCCGGACGCGGTCCAGGCGTCGGtctaggagtaggagtagagagaggaatagagagagaagtaGGAGGCATGGATCACCGGAAGAGCGGTGGTTGGATAAAGGGAAGAAGCGGGAGGTGGCGCGTGGTGGTGCTAGGACTGATTTTGCTAAATTGATTGGGGGTTATGATGATATG ACACCAGCTGAAAGAGTCAAAGCCAAGATGAAGCTTCAGCTTTCAAAAACTG CTGAAAATGATGAAACGATTGGCAAAGGCTCTGGATGGGAGCGTTTTGAGTTCGACAAGGATGCCCCTCTCgatgatgatgaggaggagataGAAG CTGCGGATGATGATGCTGCGTTGGTCAAGAAAATGGGACAGAGCTTTCATTTCTCTGCAGTGTCG gCGAGGAAAGAGGAAGAGATGAAGGCTCTTCACGATGATGCAATCTTTGGAGTCTCTTCGCACCCAACACCTCCTGCAGAGACAGACGACGAGGCACAAGTCGCGAACCATGGAGATGAAAACGTTGAAACTGCTCCTGCGCCAAGTCTTCTAAGTAACCAG GTTTTAACCAGGCAGAAAGGATCTTGGCGTGATCGTGTTTGCAAACGATGA
- the LOC125213709 gene encoding protein EDS1B-like, whose product MVEGRLGERLGLREDVIQRACRLSLKAHDKGKPYLHEKTRGSTDVFLAFPGSWCVDDWYTRDPFGEVKVDVSMFPCIRSVGNEEIGLVNEAFARRFEALLNRSSLATEVEKAMSEGKQIIFTGHSSGGATAVLAAIWCFEKHIRSNPSQTMPLCVTFGSPLAGNHVFSHALRRENWSRCFFHFVMRHDVVPRITLTPLSSIQPWLQAVLESLNPRSQFHLQDSSAASGFLLSVMRNALSVASHAACILKGCTSLLLETVASIVDLSPYRPFGTFIFCPGNGKLVVVDNPDAVLQLFFFCLQLSPEEENTEFLCKMMRDHFLYESELQESLNMQDVTYLDSLVNIPLEAHSTSKYSAALNDLGIMAQARLCLRAAGELERQRMENQRRIDSNRDSIKEALKKIHDYKTSCEIRKIGYYDTFKLQKDITDFNANVKRQELSGIWDEIVEMIKRYELPDGFEGRKEWVELGTLFRRLMEPLDIANYYGHLLNEDTGPYMVKARPKRYRFTQKWREHAEGMGAGGSAETTFWAEVEELREKGYEEVKGEVLRLEEELFGWVRDGWVGRDVFLEGSTFAKWWKTLPLEHRSGSCIAAYFKN is encoded by the exons ATGGTTGAAGGGAGGCTAGGGGAGCGGTTAGGACTGAGAGAGGATGTGATTCAAAGGGCTTGCAGATTGTCCTTGAAGGCTCATGACAAGGGGAAGCCATACCTCCACGAAAAAACCCGGGGCTCCACCGATGTTTTCTTGGCCTTCCCCGGATCATGGTGTGTGGATGACTGGTACACTAGGGATCCCTTTGGTGAAGTTAAGGTTGATGTCTCCATGTTTCCATGTATAAGAAGTGTTGGCAATGAAGAGATTGGTTTGGTTAATGAGGCTTTTGCTAGGAGGTTTGAGGCCTTATTGAATAGATCATCACTTGCAACTGAG GTGGAGAAAGCTATGTCTGAGGGAAAGCAGATCATCTTCACCGGGCACTCATCGGGAGGTGCAACGGCTGTCCTGGCAGCCATTTGGTGCTTTGAGAAGCACATAAGATCCAATCCTTCTCAGACAATGCCACTCTGTGTAACTTTCGGATCACCTCTAGCCGGGAACCACGTCTTCTCGCACGCTCTGAGGCGTGAGAACTGGTCCCGTTGCTTCTTCCACTTTGTGATGAGGCACGACGTCGTGCCACGGATAACCCTAACCCCTCTCTCGAGCATCCAGCCGTGGCTGCAGGCTGTCCTCGAGTCTCTCAACCCGAGATCACAGTTTCACCTGCAGGACTCCTCTGCAGCGTCCGGCTTCCTCCTCTCGGTCATGAGGAACGCGCTGTCCGTGGCCAGCCACGCCGCGTGCATCCTCAAGGGCTGCACCAGTTTGCTCCTGGAGACTGTTGCAAGCATAGTTGATCTCAGCCCTTACCGCCCTTTCGGGACCTTTATCTTCTGCCCCGGGAATGGGAAGCTCGTCGTGGTGGACAATCCGGACGCCGTGCTGCAGTTGTTCTTCTTCTGCCTTCAGCTCAGCCCTGAGGAGGAGAACACAGAGTTTTTGTGTAAAATGATGAGAgaccattttttatatgaaagtGAATTGCAAGAGAGCCTAAATATGCAAGATGTGACATATTTAGACAGCCTTGTGAATATCCCTTTAGAGGCTCATTCCACTTCCAAATATTCAGCTGCACTCAATGATCTTGGCATT ATGGCGCAAGCGCGGCTATGCCTTCGTGCAGCGGGGGAGCTGGAGAGGCAGAGGATGGAGAACCAGAGGAGAATAGACTCCAACCGAGACAGCATCAAAGAAGCACTGAAAAAGATACATGACTACAAAACCAGCTGTGAGATTAGGAAGATTGGCTACTATGACACATTCAAACTCCAAAAGGACATAACTGACTTCAATGCCAATGTGAAGAGGCAGGAGCTCTCGGGGATATGGGACGAGATCGTGGAGATGATCAAGCGATACGAGCTGCCAGACGGGTTTGAAGGGCGGAAGGAGTGGGTGGAGCTAGGGACGTTGTTTAGGCGGCTGATGGAGCCGCTGGACATCGCAAACTACTATGGGCATTTGCTGAACGAGGACACGGGGCCGTACATGGTGAAGGCGAGGCCGAAGAGGTACAGGTTTACGCAGAAGTGGAGGGAGCACGCGGAGGGGATGGGGGCCGGGGGGAGCGCTGAGACGACGTTTTGGGCGGAGGTGGAAGAGCTGAGGGAGAAGGGGTATGAGGAGGTTAAGGGTGAGGTTTTGAGGTTGGAGGAAGAGTTGTTTGGATGGGTTAGGGATGGATGGGTGGGGAGAGATGTGTTTTTGGAGGGTTCTACTTTTGCTAAGTGGTGGAAGACACTACCTCTTGAGCATAGGTCTGGTTCTTGCATTGCAGCCTACTTCAAGAATTGA
- the LOC125213716 gene encoding transcription factor bHLH79 isoform X2 → MDPPLVNEASFTASANPNSYSLAGLLSFSGSGGLGLRMGNLGGGDEESTVTEQSGSGNGGAKRRRDVGSSFDDDSSKIVSTSSANQDLSDSSAKRVKVSESEDQLKTEAETHSGSSSKPVEEKSKPEPPKDYIHVRARRGQATDSHSLAERARREKISERMKILQDLVPGCNKVIGKALVLDEIINYIQSLQRQVELAGPAFDANGMIYGPQTPGVYARGSQAEWLHMQVGGGFERST, encoded by the exons ATGGACCCGCCGTTGGTGAATGAGGCGTCCTTTACAGCCTCCGCGAACCCTAATTCGTACAGTTTGGCGGGGCTGCTGTCGTTTTCCGGCAGCGGCGGGCTAGGGCTCAGGATGGGGAATTTGGGAGGAGGAGATGAGGAATCCACGGTGACGGAGCAGAGCGGGAGCGGGAACGGCGGCGCCAAGCGGAGGAGGGATGTTGGGAGCTCGTTTGACGACGATTCTTCCAAAATTGTCTCCACCAGCAGTGCTAATCAAGACTTG AGTGATTCGAGCGCAAAACGAGTGAAGGTATCTGAATCCGAGGATCAATTGAAGACGGAAGCAGAAACACATTCGGGGAGCAGCAGCAAGCCGGTTGAGGAGAAAAGTAAACCCGAGCCGCCTAAAGACTACATCCATGTTAGAGCAAGAAGGGGTCAAGCTACTGATAGCCACAGTTTAGCTGAAAGA GCTCGGAGGGAGAAGATCAGCGAGAGGATGAAAATCCTGCAAGATTTGGTACCGGGATGTAATAAG GTTATTGGAAAAGCTCTTGTTcttgatgaaataattaattacatccAGTCCCTACAACGTCAAGTTGAG CTAGCTGGACCTGCATTTGATGCCAACGGGATGATATACGGGCCACAAACACCGGGAGTGTATGCAAGAGGATCGCAAGCAGAGTGGCTTCACATGCAGGTTGGAGGTGGTTTTGAGAGATCAACATGA